The following proteins are encoded in a genomic region of Nicotiana sylvestris chromosome 4, ASM39365v2, whole genome shotgun sequence:
- the LOC104211712 gene encoding extensin-3-like, with the protein MGKMASLFATLFVVLVSLSLASESSANYQYSSPPPPKKPYLYKSPPPPVHVYPSPPHHPVYKSPPPPKKPYHPSPTPYHPAPVYKSPPPPTPVYKSPPPPKKPHYPPHTPVYKSPPPPTPVYKSPPPPKKPYYPPHTPVYKSPPPPKKPYYPPHTPVYKSPPPPTPVYKSPPPPKKPYYPPHTPVYKSPPPPTPVYKSPPPPKKPYYPPHTPVYKSPPPPTPVYKSPPPPKKPYYPPHTPVYKSPPPPTPVYKSPPPPKKPYYPPHTPVYKSPPPPAPVYKSPPPPKKPYHPSPTPYHPAPVYKSPPPPVKPYHPSPTPYHPAPVYMSPPPPTPVYKSPPPPTPVYKSPAPHHLYLYASPPPPYHY; encoded by the coding sequence ATGGGGAAAATGGCTTCTCTATTTGCCACTCTTTTTGTAGTTTTAGTGTCACTTAGcttagcttctgaaagctcagCAAATTATCAATACTCATCTCCACCACCACCTAAGAAACCATACCTCTACAAGTCTCCTCCTCCACCAGTGCATGTCTATCCATCACCACCCCACCACCCTGTATATAAGTCTCCACCGCCACCTAAGAAGCCATACCACCCTTCACCAACACCATATCATCCTGCACCCGTTTATAAATCTCCACCACCACCAACTCCAGTTTACAAGTCACCACCACCACCCAAGAAGCCACACTATCCTCCACACACCCCGGTTTACAAGTCGCCACCACCACCAACTCCCGTTTACAAGTCACCACCACCACCCAAGAAGCCATACTACCCTCCACACACCCCAGTTTACAAGTCACCACCACCACCCAAGAAGCCATACTATCCTCCACACACTCCAGTTTACAAGTCGCCACCACCACCAACTCCGGTTTACAAGTCACCGCCGCCACCCAAGAAACCATACTACCCTCCACACACCCCTGTTTACAAATCTCCACCACCACCGACTCCAGTTTACAAGTCGCCACCACCACCCAAGAAGCCATACTACCCTCCACACACCCCGGTTTATAAGTCTCCACCACCACCAACTCCAGTTTACAAGTCGCCACCACCACCCAAGAAGCCATACTACCCTCCACACACCCCGGTTTACAAGTCACCACCACCACCAACTCCAGTTTACAAGTCACCACCACCACCCAAGAAGCCATACTACCCTCCACACACACCAGTTTACAAGTCGCCACCACCACCAGCTCCCGTTTACAAGTCACCACCACCACCCAAGAAGCCATACCACCCTTCACCAACACCGTATCATCCTGCACCAGTTTACAAGTCACCACCGCCACCAGTGAAGCCATACCATCCTTCACCAACACCATACCATCCTGCACCAGTTTATATGTCTCCACCACCACCAACTCCTGTTTACAAGTCACCTCCACCACCAACTCCAGTCTACAAGTCTCCAGCACCACACCACCTCTATCTTTACGCTTCTCCTCCTCCTCCCTACCACTACTAA